A genome region from Gardnerella vaginalis includes the following:
- a CDS encoding uracil-xanthine permease family protein, producing the protein MKSLFTWQLHGDGKTLKPGEVVEPDERLTWTRTAGIGAQHVIAMFGATFLVPILTGFDPSTTLMFTALSTALFLLINANKLPSYLGSSFGLIAPVMAVTSAHKGIAVASFGIMCTGLLLALIGVLVHFAGAKWIDIIMPPVVNGAIVAIIGFNLGPAVWGNFQKAPDTALVTLVAVMLIAVIFRGLLGRLNILLGVLVGYAYACFQGQVDFSKIEQAAWIGFPKFHTPQVDFSVLLMFLPVVLVLIAENVGHVKSVAQMTGRDYDSKIGTALFADGLGTAIAGCFGGCGTTTYGENIGVMAATKVYSTAAYWCAAFFAFVLSLCPKFGAIVNSIPAGVLGGVTTLLYGMIGMIGVRIWVENKVNFDKPVNIMIAAIVMIIGIANFQFAVSGIQFNGIAIGTVVVLVVYHVMKAIGKLTGTIAKDDPDVA; encoded by the coding sequence GTACTGCTGGTATTGGCGCTCAGCATGTTATTGCTATGTTTGGCGCAACATTCTTAGTGCCAATTCTTACTGGCTTTGATCCGTCTACTACTTTAATGTTCACGGCTCTTTCCACGGCACTGTTCTTACTTATCAACGCAAATAAGCTTCCTAGTTATTTAGGAAGCTCTTTTGGTCTTATAGCGCCTGTTATGGCTGTAACTTCAGCACATAAGGGCATTGCTGTAGCAAGCTTTGGCATTATGTGCACTGGTTTGCTTCTTGCTTTAATCGGTGTGCTTGTGCATTTTGCAGGAGCAAAGTGGATTGACATTATTATGCCTCCTGTTGTTAACGGTGCAATCGTTGCAATCATCGGCTTTAACTTGGGCCCAGCTGTTTGGGGTAACTTCCAAAAGGCTCCAGACACCGCTTTGGTAACTTTGGTTGCAGTTATGCTTATTGCAGTGATTTTCCGCGGTCTTCTTGGACGATTGAACATCTTGCTTGGTGTTCTTGTTGGCTACGCGTATGCATGCTTCCAGGGTCAAGTTGACTTTAGTAAGATTGAGCAAGCAGCTTGGATTGGCTTCCCTAAGTTCCACACTCCGCAAGTCGACTTCTCTGTTTTGCTTATGTTCTTGCCAGTTGTGCTCGTTCTTATTGCAGAAAACGTTGGTCACGTTAAGTCTGTAGCTCAAATGACTGGCCGCGACTACGATTCCAAGATTGGTACAGCTTTGTTTGCAGACGGCTTAGGCACTGCAATAGCTGGTTGCTTTGGCGGTTGCGGTACTACAACTTATGGCGAAAACATTGGCGTTATGGCTGCAACAAAAGTGTATTCTACTGCCGCTTATTGGTGCGCTGCATTCTTTGCATTCGTGTTAAGCCTTTGCCCAAAGTTTGGTGCAATTGTAAACTCCATTCCAGCAGGCGTTTTGGGTGGTGTAACCACTTTGCTTTACGGCATGATTGGCATGATTGGCGTGCGCATTTGGGTAGAAAACAAAGTGAACTTCGATAAGCCAGTTAACATTATGATTGCTGCAATCGTTATGATTATAGGTATTGCTAACTTCCAATTTGCTGTTTCTGGAATTCAGTTCAATGGTATTGCAATCGGCACTGTTGTTGTGTTGGTTGTTTACCACGTAATGAAAGCAATTGGAAAGCTCACTGGAACAATCGCTAAAGACGATCCAGATGTTGCCTAG
- a CDS encoding UPF0182 family membrane protein, which translates to MLKVIIEIIIGVAWAAFGAYMARKPKNTKVHKRSDYSSDGKKKSNQNNDFADTSSDTSTDDSSDQDVVIESIDEDNSNANVVANVVAKDESKDESNSKNKDKNFSRFTKKIKDWADYYTDDDDLGDIFSDLLEAKKKLEDEGDSSKNSDASKDSKDSENSENSESNTSNISESNKSDNKSSNSKENNRYMRIDFDVNKFVGKSRKWRWIIVAIVVAIAFICSIIFGFSTFITDCMWYAQLGFESVIWIQLAAKIGVWALYALLMAAFGYLSAYIAIKKRPGSEDGVYVKEKGNILDTKKGISSKFAMHVAGVVSLIVGAVFGMQFYSHWVQILLMFNYQSFGIKDPQFGFDNGFYVFTLPGLRLFTRAFIVLLGVSLLFSVITNALMGAVRITLPVGGKGIFNITKSARRQISAWFMLVVIFWSILQILDVFAIVNLDGSKITGGSYTDMNAGVPSSIAMAVITLIVGIVITAWLLKSHALNGNVKIGTRFVVAVKAWRTPAIAVASLVVCAMVLSFAWPALLQRFKVAPNAQELEATYIQRNIDATKFAYGLNNVKKESYNATSEGKSGALAKEAESTAQIRLLDPQVTSPTFRQLQQSKQYYTFADTLSVDKYDIDGVSQDTVIAARELDLAGNDNRNWVNDHTVYTHGYGIVAAYGNKVTADGQPQFMEYGIPTQGKLTKLKKYEPRIYFSPNAPKYSIVGSPKGSAPWEFDYPTGSNGALTTFKGNGGPSVGNFFSKLLHAIRFESDQILFSDRVTSDSQILYDRDPKTRVSKVAPYLTLDGRVYPAVVDGRVKWIVDGYTTSDSYPYSQMTDFGQVTQDSTTTTSRSIKGLTNQRANYIRNSVKATVDAYDGSVDLYVWDKKDPVIKAWRSIFPGHYHDISKISGDLMSHIRYPESLFKVQRHLLAKYHVDSASQFFSGEDFWQTPVDPTESQSLQREDILQPPYYLTLQTRGANKPVFSLVSTYIPAGKITREILTGFLSVNSDAGNVAGKVSENYGKLRLQELPKVSNVPGPGQAQNNFNANANVSKELNLLESGSTKVKRGNLLTLPLGGGLVYVEPVYVQSSGSTSYPLLKKVLVAFGDQVGFADTLDEALNQVFGGNSGANAGDASNNSGSNENVSNKNNANNSNKGDAKNSANAPAKSNSISEKARIALKRAAQALKDSDSAMRSGNWQAYGKAQKELSDAINDAMSEEAVK; encoded by the coding sequence ATGTTGAAAGTCATCATAGAAATAATCATTGGCGTTGCATGGGCTGCTTTTGGCGCGTATATGGCTAGAAAACCTAAAAACACTAAAGTGCATAAGCGTTCTGATTATTCAAGCGATGGAAAGAAAAAGAGCAATCAAAATAATGATTTTGCCGATACTTCGTCCGATACTTCTACGGATGATTCCAGCGATCAAGATGTAGTTATCGAAAGCATTGATGAAGATAATAGCAATGCAAATGTTGTTGCAAATGTTGTTGCTAAAGATGAGTCTAAAGATGAGTCTAATAGTAAAAACAAAGACAAGAATTTTTCAAGGTTTACAAAAAAAATAAAAGATTGGGCAGACTATTATACTGACGATGATGACCTCGGTGACATTTTTAGTGATCTATTAGAAGCTAAGAAAAAACTAGAAGACGAAGGCGATTCGTCAAAAAATAGCGATGCTAGCAAAGATAGCAAAGATAGCGAAAATAGCGAAAATAGCGAAAGCAATACTAGCAATATTAGTGAAAGCAATAAAAGCGATAATAAAAGCTCAAATAGTAAGGAGAATAATCGCTATATGAGAATAGATTTTGATGTAAATAAGTTTGTTGGAAAATCAAGAAAATGGCGTTGGATTATTGTTGCAATAGTAGTCGCAATAGCGTTTATATGCTCAATTATTTTTGGTTTTTCTACTTTTATTACAGATTGCATGTGGTATGCGCAACTTGGATTCGAGAGCGTAATCTGGATTCAACTAGCCGCTAAAATCGGCGTTTGGGCTTTGTATGCTCTGCTTATGGCTGCGTTCGGGTATTTGTCTGCATATATTGCGATTAAAAAACGCCCTGGAAGCGAAGATGGCGTATATGTTAAAGAAAAAGGCAATATTTTAGACACTAAAAAGGGAATAAGCTCTAAGTTTGCAATGCATGTTGCAGGAGTTGTGTCTTTGATTGTAGGTGCTGTGTTTGGAATGCAATTCTATAGTCATTGGGTGCAAATTTTGCTTATGTTTAACTACCAATCGTTTGGTATTAAAGATCCACAATTTGGATTTGATAACGGTTTTTACGTGTTTACTTTGCCAGGCTTGCGACTTTTTACAAGAGCGTTTATTGTTCTTCTTGGTGTTTCTTTGCTATTTAGTGTTATAACAAACGCTTTGATGGGAGCTGTAAGAATTACGCTTCCTGTAGGTGGCAAAGGCATTTTTAACATAACTAAAAGCGCAAGGCGTCAAATTTCTGCATGGTTTATGCTAGTTGTTATTTTCTGGTCCATTTTGCAAATCTTAGATGTGTTTGCGATTGTAAATTTGGATGGTTCTAAGATTACTGGCGGATCTTACACAGATATGAATGCTGGTGTTCCTTCCAGCATTGCAATGGCTGTAATAACACTAATTGTTGGAATTGTTATAACAGCGTGGTTGCTAAAATCTCATGCTCTTAATGGGAATGTAAAAATTGGCACGCGTTTTGTTGTAGCTGTTAAAGCTTGGCGCACGCCTGCTATAGCTGTTGCGTCTTTAGTTGTATGCGCTATGGTGTTGTCTTTTGCTTGGCCTGCTCTTTTGCAACGTTTTAAGGTAGCGCCTAATGCTCAAGAATTAGAAGCTACTTATATTCAGCGAAATATAGATGCAACTAAGTTTGCGTATGGATTAAATAATGTTAAAAAAGAATCGTATAACGCTACTTCGGAAGGAAAGTCGGGAGCGCTTGCAAAAGAAGCAGAGTCTACTGCACAAATCAGGCTTTTAGACCCTCAAGTAACTTCTCCAACATTCCGCCAATTGCAGCAATCTAAGCAATACTACACTTTTGCAGATACTCTTTCTGTAGATAAGTACGACATTGATGGCGTGAGCCAAGACACGGTTATTGCTGCAAGAGAGCTTGATTTAGCTGGAAACGATAATCGAAATTGGGTTAATGACCACACTGTTTATACGCACGGCTATGGCATTGTTGCAGCTTACGGAAATAAGGTTACTGCAGACGGTCAGCCGCAATTTATGGAGTATGGAATTCCAACTCAAGGAAAGCTTACAAAGTTGAAGAAGTATGAGCCGCGTATCTACTTCTCTCCAAACGCTCCAAAGTATTCGATTGTTGGTTCTCCAAAAGGCTCTGCTCCTTGGGAATTTGATTATCCAACTGGTTCAAATGGTGCTTTAACAACGTTTAAGGGAAATGGTGGACCAAGTGTAGGAAACTTTTTCTCTAAGTTGCTACATGCTATTCGTTTTGAGTCAGATCAAATCTTATTCTCGGATAGAGTTACTTCTGATTCTCAAATCTTGTATGATCGCGACCCTAAGACTCGCGTTTCTAAAGTCGCTCCGTACTTGACTTTAGATGGGCGCGTTTACCCAGCGGTTGTTGACGGACGAGTTAAGTGGATTGTTGACGGATATACAACGTCCGACTCCTACCCATATTCACAAATGACTGATTTTGGGCAGGTGACTCAAGATTCTACAACAACAACATCTCGTTCGATTAAAGGCTTAACGAATCAGCGAGCAAACTATATTCGCAATTCAGTTAAAGCTACTGTTGATGCATACGACGGTTCAGTTGACTTATATGTGTGGGATAAAAAAGACCCTGTGATTAAAGCTTGGAGATCAATATTCCCAGGTCATTATCACGATATTTCTAAGATTTCTGGCGATTTGATGAGCCATATTCGATATCCAGAAAGCTTGTTCAAAGTGCAAAGGCATTTGCTAGCGAAGTATCATGTTGATAGTGCAAGCCAGTTCTTCTCGGGAGAAGACTTCTGGCAGACTCCAGTTGATCCTACTGAATCTCAAAGTCTTCAGCGAGAAGATATTTTGCAGCCTCCATACTATTTGACTTTGCAAACCAGAGGGGCCAACAAGCCAGTATTCTCGCTTGTTTCCACATACATTCCTGCTGGAAAAATCACTCGAGAAATCCTAACTGGATTCTTGTCGGTAAATTCCGATGCTGGAAATGTTGCTGGAAAAGTAAGCGAAAATTATGGCAAACTAAGACTTCAAGAGTTGCCTAAAGTTTCCAATGTTCCAGGCCCTGGTCAAGCGCAAAACAATTTCAACGCTAATGCAAATGTTTCTAAAGAGTTGAATTTGCTTGAATCTGGCTCAACTAAAGTTAAGCGTGGAAACTTGCTTACATTGCCACTTGGTGGAGGATTAGTTTACGTAGAGCCTGTTTATGTACAATCTAGCGGATCTACAAGTTATCCTTTGCTCAAGAAGGTGCTTGTTGCTTTTGGAGACCAAGTTGGGTTTGCTGACACTTTGGATGAAGCATTAAACCAAGTGTTTGGAGGAAACTCTGGCGCAAACGCTGGCGATGCTTCTAATAATTCTGGCTCAAATGAAAATGTCTCCAATAAAAATAATGCAAATAATTCCAATAAGGGCGATGCTAAAAATAGTGCAAATGCACCTGCAAAATCTAATTCTATTAGTGAAAAAGCTAGGATTGCACTTAAACGAGCAGCTCAAGCATTGAAGGATTCTGATTCTGCAATGAGATCAGGGAATTGGCAAGCATATGGAAAGGCTCAAAAAGAGCTTAGTGATGCTATTAATGATGCAATGAGTGAAGAAGCTGTTAAGTAG